Part of the Bacillota bacterium genome, GAAGATGTAGCAAATGTTGTTGGGTTTTTGGCTTCTCCTGATTCGGATTATGTTACCGGTCAGGTAATTCATATTGACGGCGGCTTGGTAATGTAATAATATTCTTACAGAAGGTGATTTTTGCTATTATTTAATTTTAAGAGGAATTATATTAAAAATTTCCACTGACTTTATAGTGCTGTGGAAGGAGGTGAGGGTTATGGTATTTGAAACTGTAAAAAAGATAATTGTTGAACAACTTGGTGTTGATGAAGACGATGTTACAATGGAATCTTCCTTTATAGATGATCTGGGGGCGGATTCCCTGGACATTGTTGAATTGATTATGGCTTTGGAGGAAGAGTTTGAACTGGAAATTCCGGATAGTGATGCTGAAAAAATAACAACGGTTGGTGATGCTGTAGAATACATTAAAAATCACACATAAAAAAAGTCCCGTACGGGA contains:
- the acpP gene encoding acyl carrier protein, translating into MVFETVKKIIVEQLGVDEDDVTMESSFIDDLGADSLDIVELIMALEEEFELEIPDSDAEKITTVGDAVEYIKNHT